A window from Plectropomus leopardus isolate mb chromosome 3, YSFRI_Pleo_2.0, whole genome shotgun sequence encodes these proteins:
- the htr2b gene encoding 5-hydroxytryptamine receptor 2B, with protein sequence MSQAVAAPLEANSSQSGEASGVQLKWAALLIVMVIIPTIGGNILVILAVSLERKLQNATNYFLMSLAVADLLVGLLVMPIALVTVLYNSDWPLPEPLCPIWLFLDVLFSTASIMHLCAISLDRYIAIKKPIQHSQYKSRAKAMVKIALVWLISICIAIPIPIKGLKNYHLPNNITFNSNHTCLLKTDTFREFIMFGSLAAFFIPLTIMMVIYLLTVQVLRKKVYLLRSKVTQRFSYPTVSALFQREQTATPTQAEQLNMLDSRLPRMQEKPYAGTTISPTGDEMSFRRMSTMGKKSMQTLSNEQRASKVLGIVFLLFVVMWCPFFITNITSVLCTSCDVHVIARLMEIFVWVGYVSSGINPLVYTLFNKTFRQAFTRYITCNYEHSACHVPGQNPRPSTADRTLTRISFKSSMAENSKLFMKRGMKNGIGAVSYQSPLRCQQTPQSSSGVVLDTMLLTENDCSKQEEHVSCV encoded by the exons ATGTCTCAAGCAGTCGCGGCTCCACTTGAGGCTAACAGCTCACAGTCAGGAGAAGCGTCTGGGGTTCAGCTGAAATGGGCCGCCCTGCTTATTGTCATGGTCATCATCCCCACAATTGGAGGAAACATCCTGGTCATTCTTGCTGTGTCGCTTGAAAGAAAGCTGCAGAACGCCACCAACTACTTTTTGATGTCGCTTGCTGTGGCTGATCTGTTGGTGGGACTCCTAGTGATGCCGATCGCACTCGTCACTGTTCTTTACA ACTCTGACTGGCCTCTTCCGGAGCCCCTCTGCCCTATCTGGCTGTTTCTTGATGTGCTGTTTTCTACCGCATCCATCATGCACCTATGCGCCATTTCACTGGATCGCTACATTGCCATCAAGAAGCCAATACAACACAGCCAGTACAAATCCAGAGCCAAAGCGATGGTGAAGATTGCACTGGTGTGGCTCATATCCATTT GTATCGCAATCCCAATTCCAATTAAGGGGCTTAAGAACTACCATCTCCCCAACAATATTACCTTCAACAGTAACCACACATGCCTGCTGAAAACAGACACCTTCCGGGAGTTTATCATGTTTGGCTCCTTGGCGGCATTCTTCATCCCTCTGACCATCATGATGGTCATCTACCTACTTACTGTCCAGGTGCTGCGCAAAAAGGTTTATCTACTCAGGTCAAAGGTGACTCAGCGCTTTAGCTACCCGACAGTCTCCGCACTTTTTCAAAGGGAACAGACTGCAACTCCAACACAAGCTGAGCAACTGAACATGCTGGACAGCAGACTTCCCAGGATGCAAGAAAAGCCATACGCAGGCACAACAATCTCTCCTACAGGAGATGAAATGTCCTTTAGGAGAATGTCAACAATGGGCAAGAAGTCAATGCAGACTCTGAGCAATGAGCAGCGCGCCTCAAAGGTGCTAGGCATCGTCTTCCTCCTGTTTGTAGTCATGTGGTGCCCTTTTTTCATCACTAACATCACTTCGGTGCTATGCACCAGCTGTGATGTTCATGTAATTGCCCGCCTCATGGAGATCTTTGTTTGGGTGGGTTATGTGTCATCAGGCATCAACCCCTTGGTTTACACCCTATTCAACAAAACTTTTAGGCAAGCATTCACGCGTTACATCACCTGTAATTATGAACACTCTGCCTGTCATGTGCCAGGGCAGAACCCAAGACCATCAACTGCAGATCGGACCCTTACACGGATTTCATTTAAGTCTTCTATGGCAGAAAACTCTAAACTATTTATGAAGCGGGGAATGAAGAATGGAATTGGAGCAGTTAGCTACCAAAGTCCGCTGAGGTGCCAGCAAACACCACAGTCATCAAGCGGTGTTGTGTTAGATACAATGCTTCTGACTGAAAATGACTGTAGTAAGCAGGAAGAACATGTAAGCTGTGTGTAA